The following proteins are encoded in a genomic region of Glycine max cultivar Williams 82 chromosome 18, Glycine_max_v4.0, whole genome shotgun sequence:
- the LOC100793531 gene encoding protein C2-DOMAIN ABA-RELATED 1 isoform X1, with product MENLLGLLRIHVEKGVNLAIRDVVSSDPYVVIKMGRQKLKTRVVKKNLNPEWNDDLTLSISDPHAPIHLHVYDKDTFSMDDKMGDAEFFIGPFIEAVKMRLSGLPNNTIVTKVLPSRQNCLAEESHIMLKDGKVVQNMVLRLRNVESGEVELQLHWIDIPGSRHL from the exons atggaGAACTTGTTGGGTCTGCTGAGAATTCATGTTGAAAAAGGTGTCAATCTTGCCATCAGGGATGTGGTGAGCAGTGACCCTTATGTTGTCATCAAAATGGGAAGGCAG AAGCTGAAGACTCGGGTAGTCAAGAAGAATCTAAATCCTGAATGGAATGATGACTTGACCTTGTCTATTTCAGACCCTCATGCTCCAATTCATCTA CATGTGTATGACAAGGACACATTTAGCATGGATGACAAAATGGGGGATGCTGAGTTTTTCATAGGTCCATTTATTGAAGCAGTGAAGATGCGCTTGTCAGGTCTCCCCAACAATACTATAGTTACAAAAGTGCTACCTAGCAGACAAAACTGTTTAGCTGAAGAGAGTCACATAATGTTGAAGGATGGCAAGGTTGTCCAAAACATGGTTCTTAGACTAAGAAATGTTGAGAGTGGGGAAGTGGAGCTCCAGTTGCATTGGATTGACATTCCTGGTTCAAGACATCTCTAG
- the LOC100793531 gene encoding protein C2-DOMAIN ABA-RELATED 1 isoform X2: MSHMQKLKTRVVKKNLNPEWNDDLTLSISDPHAPIHLHVYDKDTFSMDDKMGDAEFFIGPFIEAVKMRLSGLPNNTIVTKVLPSRQNCLAEESHIMLKDGKVVQNMVLRLRNVESGEVELQLHWIDIPGSRHL, translated from the exons ATGTCTCATATGCAGAAGCTGAAGACTCGGGTAGTCAAGAAGAATCTAAATCCTGAATGGAATGATGACTTGACCTTGTCTATTTCAGACCCTCATGCTCCAATTCATCTA CATGTGTATGACAAGGACACATTTAGCATGGATGACAAAATGGGGGATGCTGAGTTTTTCATAGGTCCATTTATTGAAGCAGTGAAGATGCGCTTGTCAGGTCTCCCCAACAATACTATAGTTACAAAAGTGCTACCTAGCAGACAAAACTGTTTAGCTGAAGAGAGTCACATAATGTTGAAGGATGGCAAGGTTGTCCAAAACATGGTTCTTAGACTAAGAAATGTTGAGAGTGGGGAAGTGGAGCTCCAGTTGCATTGGATTGACATTCCTGGTTCAAGACATCTCTAG